The stretch of DNA AAGTCATAAAAGTTATAAAATGTTCTGAAATCGATTATTGTCtccttatatttttttattaaaaaaaaccctCTTTGTCTTTAGACCGGAGGTGAAGAATCTCTATTCGTTTAATCTTGTGGTTACGAAGTCAATATGAATCTTTTGTTTCTTCTTCACGGTTTTTGGTTATTATGTAGGGACAAGGTTTACCCCGTGTACATCCCGAGTAGTAGCTGTAAGTTTCCATTATCATTCCAATAAGAGACTGTCTAGTGTTTTTTTCCTGAAAATTATGCTTTGTTTATTAGTTTATTTGTTTGCTGAAAAAGTCTATATATGTTTACTTGTTTCgattatttttttggttcagttgtgaaaaaattctttaaaagaaaatcaactTTTGAGGATTCATCTATTAAAGGTAGTCGCGAAGTGTTAAGTACAAGGTCTCGTATTGAAGTTAACATACATGAACTTGAAAAGTATATATGGCTATCATATCGTATAGGATTCATTTTACCTTCGCTTCTTCGCCCCCACTCAAAGAAAATTCTGACTTTATTCCTGTGTATGATCATAAACCAAAACTTTAATGTACGTATATAAATACTAATTAACTGCAGGtagtatatcatatatatttctattcactTTTTGTAGTAGTTCATAATATTCATTCTATatgttaataaaaacaaaacgtaatgtacataaacattacaCTATAGATGTATCACAATTATGGTGTGAGAATGTTAACTTGAAACAACTTCGTTTTGGATCAAACTTTACTttgtattgtggaccatggttcatcaTATAAAGATTGTCACAAGGTCTTTGTCtgcttaaaaaaaaagaaggaaagatTAATAAAAAGATGCTAACTTGGTccaataaattcaattaattaattaattactttggAGTATATtgtaagaaattaaaatagtcAAAGCTTAGagatttgtttaaatttattattattattattttgttggaaTTTAGATTTTCAGGCAGATATTTTAGGAAGATTAGACAACGACGGCCAAAGATAAACCAATAATGACAGCTCAACATACACTCTTCAATCCTACATTTGATTAGATGTATcatatatagtttttatttatttatttttaaattttaaatcatcattatttaaaagaatttttttttatttttattctaggATGGAATCAATATTATCCTCCTTTGGCACACCAAACACATACTAAGATAAACCTTGTGGAGATACATGCCTCCATTGTTGCAAAACTATATCACATAATCACTTTTTCTCATTTAATTGTTtgcaaaatgacatttttcGTCTCTCAAATGTTCTAAAGTGATTTTTTCATTGCCGAATTTTGTTAgaattaagtttttaaaaaaaaaaacaatttgtaAACAACCGAGGGACAAAAAAATCACTTTGCAAATAATTAAGGGATAAAAAGTagtaacaatataattttggtCAAACCATAAGTTTTCTCTGACAATGTACACTAAGACTCCGCATACAGAAACTAATCCTATTCGTGTCGGGTTGAACGTCAAAGGGTCCAAAGAGTCCAAGATGTCAAGTTGGACGAGACCAACATCTCATCAACACCTTCATGACTAGGTAACAGTATAATTGAGAGACTGAAAGTggtattttcttataatttaagGACGAAAAGCGTCATTTTCCCAATTGGAAATCTTTAGTAGAATTGCAAGTTTATGCAACAAGGCTAAAAGGTTTTTGACACAATATTCTCAATGAATTTAAAGGGCAATGGATAATCATACATCTTAGAAAGATGCAGCATAGTAGCAGTATGAGACTATCAGTTTTGGCAGCATAAGCttcatacatatacacataaacTAGGCTCTTCAAAGTTCTATATACAAACAAATGCAATAAAACACGGTTTTGTTTCATATGGTCATGCGATAAACAATCCCTAACCCTGGTTAAAACGTTAATCATACATCTCTCACCTTGACGTTAAACTCGGTAGGGGTTTGAAGTAATGGAGTTTTCGGGCTTGCAGGAACCGCACTGAACTTGCGTACCAAGATCGCAAAGAAGGGCAAAAACAGCACATATAGGAATGCCAGGACGAATGGTGTAGAGATAAGCCACCCCAACAGCTGCAGAACATTTAGCAAAGATTCAGTCTCGGGAATAATAACATACAGTGACAATGCTCGATATTGAGGCAAACAGTCAAGCGGCTAGCTACAAACTATAATATCCAAGAAGGCGAGAAGAGAAAATTAGAGGTATAATGCAGACCCCGAGCCAAAGACCCTTATTTTCTAGCGGTATGAGACTGTGACTCTAAGTAGGAAGTTTTAAGTTCAATCCCGTTCCCCTCACATgtacaacaaaaaatgtaaattcCAAAAAATCATTGTCGAATTCAATAGTTCTATTCAAGGGGTATATTTGCTATGCTATACTACTGAAATATAGAAGtgcattttctcaaaaagcagatacaaaaaatcataaaccGTAATGATCTTTGTTTGAACGTATTAATGTTTTTACGGGTAGTTGGTACATCTCCCCCTAGACCAACAGACAAGATATTGTGGTGTCAATGGATAACAACTATAGGCAGATGGAATATCAATGATCATTTTTGTGACTTAAAACTCGATGATTATCAATCACTCAACTTAACCTAACCTTATCCTATTTTCTAGATTCCATTGCAGGGACTGTTTCACTATAACTAGGACGACAATCACTTCAAAAAACAGTTGGTATAGTCAAACGAGTATAGGGCGTAAATAACTTTAAAAGTGATACTCCATGCTTAATATTCATAAGCAATCCGTAAACCCATCCTTGTGCAATTGCATTCAGTATTTAATCTTCGAATTAAAACCTTACCGCATAAACTAACACCATCAGCCTAGATTCAGTAAATGTCTCCATTGCTTTCGAGGTTATAAgaaggaaagtaggaaaaagcTCCCAGTTACAAACAAAAGCATGCAAGTTAAATGATGGCACATTGGCACAGATGAGCAGTATAGAAAACAGGAGGAAATGCAGGCAATAGGAAAAAGGGATCAAGAGTTAATTCTGAACCTACCGCACGGAAAATACTGAACAAGAGTTCCTGTGAAGCCTCGCCAGTGAAAACCTTCTTTAGTGCATCAGAGGTCAAAGGAAAATGTGAGCCACCAGTAATTGATTCGCCAAGTCGCAAGAATGGGATGATTAGACTGCAGAGTTGAATGCATATATTGCATGAGACACAGAGCTTAGCACGAAAGAAAAGATGATGCATGAAGAATTATTACGAGTTTCTAAAGGCATGCTGTCCTAACCAATTGGGTATGGTATGGTATATATTAGTCAACGAAATAGTAATCAGCAAAATATCTTGTAAAGAACAAGGAATTCAAATTCATATAACGACAGAAAATCTAAGCAAAACAGCGCATGATTCAACAACGAAACCAAAAGAGTCTCACTGTCAGCAGCATAAAAATTTCTTTCAAAACTGTGGACTCTTCATCACCAATGCTGGAAATCAAAACATACAATCTAGGGggcaaccccaaccaagttggtcaggctgttgacttggtaaccacaaggttacaagttcgactcccagtAGGAGCGGCCTATTAGGCTTCATGGTTTGAACTGGTCAGGTATGgacaacctagactggtttacccccttgtggtcctttgctgactagggtcacaaggcgaaGTTTATCCAGTACACACCCTTGGGTAGGGGctgcgggtttccctcgtcactcaaaaaacaTACCATCTAATTTTAAAACACTTCTTTTCATGGATCCTAGCAGCCATATGGTGACTATATGCATTCATAAGAAAATCTTTTAAGCACAAACAGAGGTAAATATCAAACTTGTAAGACTGGACagaaaactaaataaattagtagataGCTCTCATGGTGATGGAGAAGGCTAAACAATAATTCTAaatctgttttatttttacctCAATTCAATTGGGGTAGCAACAAAGTTAGCCAGCATCACTGTTGGAGCATGACACAGAGGTCCAAGTAATGCAATAGCCAGTCCACATAGAAATACAGCAACACCTATGAAATGACATATGATTGGAAATCAGGAATACTGTCACCATAATCAATGAAATCCACTCAAAGCACAAGCCATGATCTGGTCAATTGCTTTTTACCAGGACATAAAGCAATCACAAAAAACTAGATTTCAAGCATTGCTGTGAGAAACCGGTCAGGTCaagatagaaatgtaatactcatagatggaaaatataatactaataaggaataaagtgtaatactttttaagaaaaatgtaatacttttaaatcgaaacgTAATATTTAAGGGTTGAACGGTTACTTAGAAGAAGTGatttaatactaatcatgataaattgattgattattaattataagagaaaatgtaatatttatgaagaaaATTGTGATacatttatgaaaaaatataacacttttaaattaaaaaaaaatgcaatattaaTGTTTAAAGAGTTACTTCTAATGAAACAAgtaatatttatgatttatgaaaaagaaaatgtagtACTTATGGAAAACTCGACACTTCTCAAGATCCATAAAATAGTTTCATAGTAGATTTTGCCAagcaaaaaatataaagaaaacaGCAAAAGGAAGCATATTCTGAACTGCATAAAGAAGAggggggaagaagaagaagagaataggGAAATAAACTCATAGTGCATTTTGACAGATTAAATGGAACATTAAAACATACCGCAAATGGGGAAGATTCCCAAGGTCAAGCCAAGAGCAGCGGAGAATGCCAATTGCTTAGGCTCAGCTCCCCTAAAAAACACAACCATTCATTGAAATCAGCAGATTTAACATTGAAATAAATACCAAAtccttttttcttcatttctctTAGCACTAAATCCCCaaattcaaataacccaaaatcCCTAGAGGAGGTACCTGCGGAGGATTTGGAGAAGAGGGTCGCCGATCTTCTTCCGAAACCAAGCGCCCACTATGAATCCGGCCCGTTGCAGCCCGTTCGTCATAGCTGTTCTTCGCAAGATCCTTACTTTATCCTTGAATCGAATTGGGGAGCTCACGCATATGTCAATTCTTATGCAAATTTCACCCTGCGAGTTTCTCAGAATGCTGAAATTTTTTGAAACGCTGATTCAATCTCACAACTTCTCTTGTGAATTCGAACCAATTGTTAATTCGGTTGTAACTTCTTTTCTATCAGGATTTG from Ipomoea triloba cultivar NCNSP0323 chromosome 7, ASM357664v1 encodes:
- the LOC116024706 gene encoding uncharacterized protein LOC116024706 isoform X3, with product MTNGLQRAGFIVGAWFRKKIGDPLLQILRRGAEPKQLAFSAALGLTLGIFPICGVAVFLCGLAIALLGPLCHAPTVMLANFVATPIELSLIIPFLRLGESITGGSHFPLTSDALKKVFTGEASQELLFSIFRALLGWLISTPFVLAFLYVLFLPFFAILVRKFSAVPASPKTPLLQTPTEFNVKE
- the LOC116024706 gene encoding uncharacterized protein LOC116024706 isoform X2 is translated as MTNGLQRAGFIVGAWFRKKIGDPLLQILRRGAEPKQLAFSAALGLTLGIFPICGVAVFLCGLAIALLGPLCHAPTVMLANFVATPIELSLIIPFLRLGESITGGSHFPLTSDALKKVFTGEASQELLFSIFRALLGWLISTPFVLAFLYVLFLPFFAILVRKFSAVPASPKTPLLQTPTEFNVKTKTL
- the LOC116024706 gene encoding uncharacterized protein LOC116024706 isoform X1, which codes for MTNGLQRAGFIVGAWFRKKIGDPLLQILRRGAEPKQLAFSAALGLTLGIFPICGVAVFLCGLAIALLGPLCHAPTVMLANFVATPIELSLIIPFLRLGESITGGSHFPLTSDALKKVFTGEASQELLFSIFRALLGWLISTPFVLAFLYVLFLPFFAILVRKFSAVPASPKTPLLQTPTEFNVKVRDV